TGTATGTGTACATACTTCCTATCGTGTTCACCTGGGTAGGACAAGTGCTCGGCGCAATGGCCGCGGCTGTGCTGGTGATCGCATTTTTCATCATGCTGCCGGTGATGGTGAAAGCACTGAAACGTATTTCGAGAAGCATGCATAAAGCTTTGATCAAACACGATCCTTTCAGTGAACTGGAAGAACAAAAAATGAAGATGGTGCAGAACCGTGTTCATTTCAAGGAAGCGAAAGCAAAGATCAAGGCCATCAAATCCAATATGGAAGGCGAAAGCATCAAAGCGGAAAAAGAGGCAAAAGAATACCAGGAAAAAGTACTGGTGCTCCAGACAAGGGCCGAAGGCACCAAATCAAAAATGCATGAACTGGAGCAGAAGGTCGGTGCTGATCAGGCACGCGAATCAGATGCATACGTGGAACTGCAAACCGGCCTGATGAAAACACTTAGCGAAGCGCAACGTGTAAGCCATATGCTCAACCAGAGTACCGGCCTCGTTAGAAAATATGGAAGCCGTGCTCATGTGATCGGAAAGTTGGACAGGAAGCTGAACATGGTGGACACCGCCATGGAGATAAAGATCATGGACTTTGAAGTGAGTATCGATATGCTGAAGAAAGAATATGCTTTCGCCAATGCAGCACGCGAAGCCACTGAACAAGCCAAATCTGCGATGGGCTTCACCAAGGGATGGGAACTGGATTACGCACTCGATGTTGTGACCAATACCATCGCTCTCGACCTGGCAGTAACAAAGGAAAACCTGATAGACCTTGATTCGCTCACCAGTCAGTATGCATACGACAGTGATGAACTGTACACCAAACTCGACAAGCTGGCCGATCAGATCAAAACAGACAATTACCAGGTTCCTGAATCTAAAAAATACAGCAACCCGAATTATAAGCTCGATGCAGACGACAAGCTGGAGAGTAAGGGATTCGGAGACATATTCAACTAACTAAACCACTAAAAAATTATCAATCATGAAATGGTCTAATCTCACATTTTTCTCGAAAGCCCTTATCGTTCTCGTTATTGCTGGCGCAGTGGGCAGCGCTGTGTATTTTCTCTCTCCCGGTCTGCGCGTGGACGAATCCAAAAAACTGGATAAGCTCGCGCTGAACGACCAGGATGTGAACAACATCACAACCTCTGCGGAGCTTCCGCTGCCACAACTGGACCAGGCAGGCGATGTTGCCAACAAGCCGCTGGTGCGTATCGGCGGCTATGCATGGAACGCACAATCCGGTATCATTGTAGCCAACGGTGGCGCCAAAACCAGCAAAGGATCACTCATGGAAAAGAATGGCGTAAGACTGGAGCTGGTGCGTCAGGACTGGCTCTCCGAGTTGCGCAACCTTCACATGAAATTTGTAGATGAATTCGATAAAGGCAATAACAATCCTTCCGAAGGTGTGGCCGGTATCATGATCATGGGTGATGGCGTTCCTTTCTATATCAGCTCTGCCCAACAGGCGCTCGACGATAAATACGGAAAAGGGAAATACCAGTTGCAGGCTATTGCGGCTATTGGTCTCAGTTATGGTGAAGACAAACTGATCGGGCCGCCCAGCTGGAAAATGAACCCGCAATCCATGAAAGGCGCACTGGTATCGGCCGTGATAGGTGATGGCGACTGGGTTACTACCGTGAACTATGCATTCGCGAATGGACTTAAAGTAAATCCCGATCCCAGCACCTATGATGCAGAAGCAGTGAACTTTCTTGCCTCCGCCAATGATGACTATATCGAATCCGCGAAAGAGCTGATCAAAAGCCAGCAGGAAGGCTGGACCATTCCACTCAAAGAAGTGAAAAATGGAAAGCTCACTGGTAAAACCATCAACAAGAAAGTAGATGGCTGCGCCACCTGGACACCCGGCGATAAAATGGTGTTCGATAAGCTTACAGGATTTACTGACGTGGTATCCACCAGAGAATTCAATAACCAGATGGCTACTACAGTGATCGTACTGCGCCAGTGGGCAGAGAACAATAAGGAAACGATCGGAAAGATCCTTCGCTCCGCCTACACGGCCACCAATCAGATGAAGCAGTACGATAGCTGGAGAAAGAGAGCATCAGAAGCCGCCGCCAAAACCTTCGGTATCGAAACGCCGGATTACTGGTACGCGATGTTCAAAGGACAAAAAGGAGAAAAGAATGGAATCAGCTACAATATGGGTGGTTCCCGTGTGTTCAACCTGGCGGATGCAAACCAGTACTATGGCATTTCGGATGGTACTAACCGTTATAAAGCGGTATATGACCAGGTGAGCCGTTATCTGAAAGAGCTGAACCCCGCCGGCTTCAATCAGAATGTGAAGCGTGTAGTGCCTTACGAAGAAGCGGTGAACACATCATTCCTGAAAGAAATAAAGGATATTGATGCAGGCGCTTCCTATACCACGGACTACTCGCAGAAAGCCACCAATGTGGTTGCTTCAGCAGAGTGGAGGATCAACTTCGACGTAGGCAGGGCAAGTATCCGTCCTGAAGGAGAAGATGTACTGGAGCAGATCTACAACCTGTTGATCCAGGCAGAGGATTCCAAACTGGAACTGATCGGACACACAGACAATACCGGTACAAAGGAGGGCAACTATTCATTGTCTGCCGCCCGTGCCGAATCCGTGAAGAACTACTTGGTAAAGAAAGGAATCCCGGCAGACCGCTTCCAGAAAGTGGATGGTAAAGGTCAGGACGAACCGATCGAAGACAACAGTACTGCATCCGGTAAAGCTAAAAACAGACGGGTAGTGATCACACTGCTCAAATAATAAAGATTGTTCTTAGGCTGGGTAACAGAGGGAAGTTGTTCAGGAAGCTTCAGTTTCGTAGCCATGATTGTCTGTTCTTCCTGCTGCTGAAATCTGTGCCCGGCCTAATCTTAACCAACTTAACCTGATAAAAATGAAAATAGCAAACTGGTTCAGGCCGTTTGAAAAGATAAACCCGCAACAGCAGTTGATCATCGGCGTTAGCTGGATCGCATTGGTCACCGGCTGGTGGTTCATCAGCTCATCCGGAACCAAACATCTCTTTCCCACGCCATCGCAGGTATGGGATGGATTCAAATCTTTGTACAGTGAGGGATTGATCGTCCATATCGGCAGTTCACTGGCGCTTTGCCTGAAAGCAACTTTCATATCTGTTGTCATTTCCCTGTTACTGGTTTATTTCTCGCCGTTACCGGCTTTAAGGCCGCTGGCAGTTACTTTGAGCAGGTTCCGTTACCTGCCATTGACGGGCATCACCTTTTACATGGCGATCCTGGTCAGCAATGCAAGAACGATGCAGGTGAGCGTGCTCTTCATATTCATGAGTCTTTATTTCATCACTTCACTTCTGGCAGTGGTGAAAGATATTCCACCGGAAGAGATCGATCATGCGCGCAGTCTGAAATGCAGCAGGTGGGAAGTATTGCTGGAAGTGGTGATCAAGGGACGATTCGATTATGTGATCGATGTGCTGCGCCAGAACCTGGCCATTACCTGGATGATGCTGGTAACAGTGGAATCCATTTTGGTAGCTGCCGGTGGGTTGGGTGTACTGATCAAGAACAGCGATAAGTTCATGAACCATGGCCGAATCGTGGCCCTGCAAATGGTGATCCTGCTGGTTGGCCTGTTGCTGGACTGGGTATTGCGCAGGACCCGCAAATCTGTTTTCAAATATTCCACTTTTTAATGATCAGTCATGACCTCTTTCACATACGAACAAAAACAAACGATACTCCAGGTGGAAAACCTGAGCGTTGCCTGCAATGGAAAAATTATTATTCAGGACATCAATTTCACTGAGCGAGACACGGTGCGGCCAGACAGGCAGCAGGGACAGATCATTGCTTTTCTCGGCAGGTCAGGCCGCGGCAAGTCGACGCTCTTCCGCGCCCTCACCGGGCTGGAGTCTCCCACTACCGGGCAGGTTCTTATCCCTGACCTTGCCAAAGAAGTGACTAACGGAAACCAACCGGCGAAAAAAGTGACTGAAGGGGATGTTGGCTTCGTGGATCAGAAATATACGCTGTTCCGCCACAAGACTGTTTTTCAGTCCCTGCTCTTTGCTATGCGGCGATCAACATTATCGCTCGCCGAAAAAAAAGAAAAAGTATTGCAGCATCTCAGCGACTGGGGACTTACACAGGTGAAGGACCAGTACCCTGTATTCCTCTCCGGTGGCCAGCGTCAGCGGACAGCCATCCTGGAGCAATTGCTCAGCTCGGGTTACTATATGGTGCTGGACGAACCTTTTTCGGGACTGGATGTGGGCAATATCGAAAGTGTGAAACGGGCGTTTCAATGGGTGAATGCCAGTCATGAATTGCATACCATTATTTTCAGTACGCATGATATTGAATTAGCGGTTGAGCTGGCGGATAGCATTTACGTTCTTGGATACCCGAAAGATGAAAAAGGAAAGCTTGGCACTGCCGGCACATTGCTGAAGCATTTCGATTTGAAATCGATGGGATTGGCCTGGCAGGAGGATTTCGGGAACCATCACCTGGAATGCGTGAAGATGATCAGGGAAACGATGCTGGCATCTTAGCGCACTGTGTCCAGTCGCTTGCCTTCCCGGCGAGTGACTGGCTACACCCCGCAAAATCCGTAACTTCAGTACATGGAAATCCGGCAAGCAACAGCCAAAGACGTGGAAGCCATTTACGCTTTCATCTGCGATCTCGAAGAAACCACCTTCGATTTTGAAATTTTCACTCAACTCTATCTTCAGAATATTGCCGGGGAGAATAATATTTACCTGGTAGCCGAAGAAACTACCAGATCCAAAGTCATCGGCTTCATCTCTACCCATGGCCAGATTCTACTTCACCACCTGGGAATGGTCTACGAGATCCAGGAGATGTTCGTGGACCAGGAATTCCGGAGTCATGGTATCGGTCAGCAACTGATCGAAGCGCTTGAGCTGCGCTTACGGGATCGGGAATGCCACTGTCTGGAAGTTACATCCAATGCCAAACGGACTGCCGCACATGAGTTCTATATCCGTAACGGATTCATACAATCGCATGTAAAACTCACAAAAGAAAGGCAGGTCTAAAGCATCGCTCAAAACACTATCCGGCGAAAATTCGACTGACTGCCAGGTGCTTACGATTCCTTCTATTCATTTTTCTCCCCTTATTTACCTTTTTGCGCCAGATGCCTGCGCCATATCTTTCTGATATAACGCCCACTTTCCTGCCTGAACTGCCAGAAACCTTGAATTTCCGCTCCAAAGCCCAGATTTCTGGCGTACTTTTGTGGGCTAAAATCCGCCAGGCTGCTCCGGCAGTTTCGAGATCGGAAAAATTTTAGGCGGAATGTTTGCTTGGCATTGGAAATCAGGAAGATACCGCATTATGGACAATTCCTCCCAAGGGAACCAAACCCTCCTGGTATTGTTATATATGCACACCATTCCTAAACAGACAATCAAAATAACATGATCACGATATCTGAAAACGCGAAAAAATATATCCATCAGCTGATGGAAAAAGAAGGACAGTCCACAGACAGTTTTGTGCGTGTGGGCGTGAAAGGCGGCGGTTGCTCCGGTCTGGCTTACGAAATGAAGTTCGATCAGGAGATGCGCGAGAACGACCAGGTATTTGAAGACAAAGGTGTGAAACTGGTAGTGGAAATGAAAAGCCTGCTCTACCTGTACGGCACTGAATTGGATTACTCCGGAGGCCTCAATGGAAAAGGTCTCTTCTTCAATAATCCCAACGCATCAAGGACCTGCGCCTGTGGCGAAAGCTTTGCTGTTTAATTACAGCACCCGAAAAACTTAGACCCGAACAAAAATTATGAGCACAGATTTAGATATTTTAAAAGATGTATCCACGGAAGAGTACAAATATGGCTTTACCACGGACATCGAAATGGAAATTGCACCCGCAGGGTTGAATGAGGATACCGTGCGCTTCATTTCGCAGAAGAAAAACGAACCGGAATGGATGCTGGAATATCGACTCAAAGCACTCCGTCATTTTCTGAAACTGGAGATGCCCACCTGGCAGAACTTTAAACTGCCAACGATAGACTTCCAGGCAATATCTTACTACGCTGCCCCCAAGAAAAAGGCAACACTGAACAGTCTCGATGAAGTGGACCCTGAACTGCTGGCCACTTTCGAGAAACTGGGCATTCCCCTCTCCGAGCAAAAATTATTGAGCGGTGTGGCCGTGGATGCTGTATTCGACAGCGTATCCGTTGCTACTACCTTCAAGGGTAAACTGAAAGAAATGGGAGTGATCTTCTGTTCTTTCAGTGAAGCTGTTCAGGAACATCCTGAACTGGTTCAGAAATACCTCGGCAGTGTAGTGCCCTACACCGATAATATCTTCTCTGCACTCAATGCTGCAGTGGTGTCCGACGGTTCATTCGTATACATCCCCAAAGGTGTGCGCTGCCCCATGGAACTGAGTACTTACTTCCGTATCAATGCTCAGAATACCGGACAGTTCGAGAGAACCCTCATCATTGCCGATGAAGGCAGCTACGTAAGCTATCTTGAAGGTTGTACCGCTCCCATGCGCGACGAAAACCAACTGCACGCTGCAGTAGTGGAACTGATCGCCATGGAAAATGCAGAGATCAAATACTCTACCGTCCAAAACTGGTATCCCGGCGATAAAGACGGTAAAGGTGGTATCTACAACTTCGTTACCAAACGCGGTATCTGCAAAGGTGATAATTCAAAGATCAGCTGGACGCAGGTGGAAACCGGATCCAGCATCACCTGGAAATATCCCAGCGTGATCCTCAAGGGTGATAACTCAACAGGTGAATTCTACTCTGTTGCCCTCACCAAGAATAAACAGATCGCAGACACTGGTACCAAAATGTATCATATCGGAAAGAACACCCGCAGCCGCATCATCTCCAAAGGTATCTCTGCCGGACAAGGACAGAATAGCTATCGCGGACTGGTGCAGGTGGGCAATGGCGCTGAAAACGCACGCAACTTCACACAGTGTGATTCACTGCTGATCGGAGACGAATGCGGAGCTCACACTTTCCCATACATCGAGTCTAAGAACAATACCGCGATGATCGAGCACGAAGCCACTACCTCCAAGATCGGGGAAGACCAGATCTTCTACCTGAACCAAAGAGGTATCGATACAGAAAAAGCAGTGGCGCTTATCGTGAATGGTTATGCGAAAGAAGTACTCAACCAGTTGCCGATGGAGTTTGCTGTGGAAGCACAGAAACTGCTGGCGATCTCGCTCGAAGGCAGCGTAGGATAACACACAACATTAAAAACACACCCGAGACACAATAAAACTCAATAACAGCAATCATGTTAAGTATAAAAAATCTGAAGGCTTCTGTAGATGGCAAGGAGATTTTGAAAGGACTGGACCTGGAAGTAAAAGCAGGCGAAGTGCACGCTATCATGGGACCTAACGGTTCCGGAAAAAGTACCCTGGCTTCAGTACTGGCTGGAAAAGATAACTATGAAGTTACCGGTGGTCAGGTAACCTTCGAAGGCAAAGACCTTCTGGATCTTTCACCCGAAGACCGCGCAAGGTCCGGTTTGTTCCTCGCTTTCCAATACCCCGTAGAAATTCCCGGTGTTTCCAACATCAACTTCCTGAAAACCGCTATGAACGAAATGCGGGCTTACAATAATCTTCCTCCCATCGAAGCAAAGGAATTCCTGCGCATGATGAAGGAAAAACAAAAACTGGTTGAATTTGATTCCGCTCTCGCCAACCGCTCCCTCAATGAAGGTTTCTCCGGTGGTGAAAAGAAAAGGAACGAGATCTTCCAACTGGCTATGCTGGAACCCAAACTGTCCATCCTCGATGAAACAGATTCCGGCCTGGATATCGATGCCCTCCGTATTGTTTCCCGCGGTGTGAACAAACTCCGTTCAGGAAAGAATGCATTCGTCCTGATCACCCACTATCAGCGTCTCCTCGAGTATATCGTACCTGATTATGTACACGTACTCTGGAACGGACAGATCGTGAAATCCGGTACCAAAGAACTGGCGCTGGAACTGGAAGAAAAAGGATACGATTGGTTGAAAGAAGATGCAGCTGCTGCACCCAGCTTTCACTAATCAGAGCGGTAATCAGATAAAATTGTAACGCAGCAACGCTGCCGCTAAACAATCGGAATGGAAAATACGGCCACACAAATCATCAATTCTCTATACGACCAGTGCATCGCAGACTTCGAACTGCGCAGCAGCACTACTGCTGAGCCCGCAGAACTGACTGCACTGCGTCAGAAAGCTTTTCAAAATTTCAAAAAAGCAGGATTCCCCTCCAATAAAGTGGAAGACTGGAAATATGTAAACCTTGCACCTTTTCTGAAAGAATCATTCGCTACTTCTACTGAAGAAGAATTAGTAGAAGTTTCTGATGAACTGATCAACAACTCTTCTATTCCTCATCTCGATGTTTGGAAGATCGTTCTTGTAAATGGTGTGTTCAGAAAGGATCTCTCCGATGTAGTGAATCAGGAAGGTGTGTTTGTTCTTCCCATCGCTGAGGCAATCTCCAGACCTGCGTTCCAGAAACATTTCGGTGCATACACCGATCTTTCCAAGAATCACTTCGCAGCTGTGAACACCGCACTGTTCCAGCACGGACTGTATGTTGAAGTAAAGAACAACGCTGTAGTGGACAAACCTCTGCACGTGATCCATATCAATACTGCTGATGAGCCGCTGTTTGTTCAGCCTCGTCATCTGTATATTACAGGTACTTCTGCAAACGCAAGCATCATCGAAAGCTTCGTGATCAGCGGTACCAAAGCAAATGTGTTTGTGAACAATGTTGCAGAGATCTTTGTAGGCGCCAATGCCAACCTGCATCATTATTATATCCAGGGCGGCAACGAAAAGAACCGCTACGTTCATCACACAGAAGTATACCAGCAGGCAGACAGTGTGTACAATAACTACAAGGCCAGCTTCCCCGGCACCAGCCTTCTCCGCAATAACCTCAACATTGCGCTCGATGGAGAAAACGTGGAAAGCCACCTGTACGGATTATACCTCTCAGGAGGCCGTCAACTGGTAGACAATCATACCATCGTTGACCACCGCAAGCCGCATTGTCAGAGCAATGAGCTGTACAAAGGTGTGATGAAGGATGAATCCACAGGCGTTTTCAATGGTAAGATCTTTGTTCGCAAAGACGCACAGAAAACAAATGCCTTCCAGCAGAACAACAATCTCATGCTCGGAAAGAAAGCCGTAGTGGATTCCAAACCTCAGCTGGAGATCTTTGCAGACGATGTGAAATGCTCTCACGGTTCAACCGTAGGTCAGTTCAACAATGATGCATTGTTCTACCTGAAGAGTCGTGGTATCGGTGACGAGAAAGCCCGCGCACTCCTCATTCACGCATTTGCTTTTGACGTAACAGAAAAGATCCCGCTTCCCGAAGTGCAGGATCATATCAATCACCTGATCGAAGAAGGTCTGAAAGCTTAATTGAATCATGAACGCTACTTCCTCCATATTGCTGGACGTTGAAAAGATCAGAAAAGATTTTCCGATCCTTTCACTCACAGTGAACGGTAAGCCATTGGTGTACCTGGATAATGCGGCTACATCACAGAAACCCAATTCTGTGATCAAAGCCATCGAACATTATTACACACATCAGAACAGCAATATCCATCGCGGAGTCCACTTCCTCAGCCAGCGCGCCACGGAAGCGTATGAAGTGAGCAGGAAGAAAGTAGCCAAATTCATCAATGCCGCCCATGACCACGAGTGTCTTTTTACCAAAGGCACTACCGATGGTATCAATCTGGTGGCTTTCAGCTACGGCAAACAATTCGTAAAACCTGGTGATACCATCATCATCTCGGCGATGGAGCACCATTCCAATATCGTTCCCTGGCAGATCCTTTGCGAAGACCGCGGAGCCAATCTGAAAGTGATCCCCATCAATGAGAAAGGTGAATTACTGATAGAGGAATACAAGAAGTTATTGAACGAAGACAATAACGTGAAGCTGGTTTCAGTTTGCTGGATCTCCAATTCGCTCGGAACTGTGAACCCTGTTAAGGAGATCATTGCGCTGGCACACGAAAAAGGAATTCCCGTACTGCTGGACGCTGCACAAGCGGTGCAACATGTTGCTGTAGATGTGCAGGATCTCGATGTTGACTTCCTTGCTTTCTCCGGACATAAACTGTACGGCCCTACCGGCAGCGGCATTCTCTACGGAAAAGAGAAATGGCTGAACCAGATGCCTCCCTACCAGGGCGGCGGTGACATGATCAAACATGTTACATTCGCAAAAACGACCTACAACGAACTGCCCTTCAAGTTTGAGGCAGGCACTCCCAATATTGAAGCCGGCATCTGCATCAGTGCAGGCCTCGATTATCTGAATGAGCTCGGCATCGAAGCGGTAGCGCAGTATGAGCATGAACTGCTCGAATACGTGACTGCAAAACTGCAGGAGATCCCGGGTCTTCGTGTCATCGGCACGGCTGATCAGAAAGCCAGTGTGGTTTCTTTCATCGTGGAAGGAACACACCCTTCAGACATCGGCGTACTGCTGGATAAAATGGGAATCGCTGTGAGAACAGGACATCACTGTACACAGCCTCTCATGGAATTCTTCGGGATACCCGGAACAGTAAGGGCCAGCCTTGCATTCTGCAATACTAAACAGGAAATGGACCAGCTGGTGGATGGCGTGAAACGCGCAGTTGCCATGCTGGTGTAATTCTACAGAGCCAATATGACCATCAACGAAATACAGGACGAACTGATAGAAGATTTCTCACTTTTTACAGACTGGATGGAGAAATATGAATACATCATCCAACTGGGAAAAGAGTTGCCACTCATCGATGAGCAATACAAAACGGATGATAATCTAATTCGTGGTTGCCAGAGCCGTGTGTGGCTCCATGCAGATTACAAAGATGGGAAAGTGATCTTCACTGCTGACAGTGATGCCATCATCACCAAAGGTCTGGTGAGCATGGTAGTGAAAGTGCTAAGTGATCATACTCCAGCTGAGATCGCGAATGCGGAATTGTATTTCGTGGATAAGGTAGGGCTTCGTGAACACCTCTCCGTTACCCGCAGCAACGGCCTGCTCTCCATGATCAAGCAAATGAAATTGTATGCAGTGGCCCTGCAGACACAAGCAAAGTAAAATCCTCCGCTATGCTGAACAAGGTGAAAATAGAAATGGATATTTACGAAAAGCTCAGAACGGTTTTTGACCCGGAGATACCGGTGAATATCGTGGAGCTGGGACTGATCTATTCTGTAACTATTAACGATGATGGTTACGTGAATTTGAGCATGACCCTCACCGCGCCTGCCTGTCCGGTTGCCGGCGAGATCATCCGTGAAGTGGATGAGAAGATCAGGGAAGTGGAAGGAGTGAAAGATGCGAATGTGATGCTGACTTTCGACCCACCCTGGAACAGGGATATGATGAGCGAGGAAGCGAAGCTGGAGCTTGGGTTTTTGTAAATAAATAAACGAATTCAGAAAAATGACCGATTTATCGGTCATTTTTTGTTTAAATAGCCCGATAAATCAATATTGGTTTATTGGGTGTATGATTTATCAGTCATTTTGTTATAATTTTGAATGAAATTTCGGACATGTCAAAAAAGGAGCTGAATGTGGGACCTTCAACGGAGGACCTGTTGAAGGAAGTTGGCCACAACCTGAAATTAGCCAGGTACCGAAGGGGCTTATCTGCTTCACAGGTAGCAGACAGGGCCGGGATTTCCAGGTCAACTTTGCAATTGATCGAAAGTGGAGAATCTAACATGTCGCTCGTTAGTCTTATCAGTATTTTACATGCTCTCAGATTGGATATAGTCGATTTTTTCCGGGGCGATGATCCTCTGGGAAGGAAGCTGCAGGATATCCAATTGTTGTCTGGTAAGACAAAGAAAAATAAGAAATGAAAACGCAATCAGGAAATAGGGAGATACTGGTTTACGCGGACTGGAGAGATCTGAAAAAGCCCATGCAGATGGGCAGTCTTCATGTTGACCAGTTACGGGGAAAAGAAGTATTTTCTTTTTCTTACTCAACAGATTGGTTGGAAAACAGTGTGGCTTTATTGCTCGATCCCGATCTGGGTTTTTATGATGGGCCCCAATATAACAGTAAGGGGAAGCCGAATTTTGGACTTTTTCTTGACTCCAGCCCGGACAGATGGGGACGGGTACTGATGCAGCGTAGAGAGCAGCTTAAGGCGATGAAAGAAAAACGAAAACCTGTAACACTACTCGAGAGTGATTATTTATTAGGAGTATCTGATCAATACAGAATGGGCGCATTACGATTTAAATTGTCGGAGGATGGCCCGTTTCAAAATGAAGATATTGCCCTGGCTGCGCCACCTGTAGCATCTTTAAGGACTCTGGA
This portion of the Pseudobacter ginsenosidimutans genome encodes:
- a CDS encoding SufE family protein; amino-acid sequence: MTINEIQDELIEDFSLFTDWMEKYEYIIQLGKELPLIDEQYKTDDNLIRGCQSRVWLHADYKDGKVIFTADSDAIITKGLVSMVVKVLSDHTPAEIANAELYFVDKVGLREHLSVTRSNGLLSMIKQMKLYAVALQTQAK
- a CDS encoding helix-turn-helix domain-containing protein, whose product is MSKKELNVGPSTEDLLKEVGHNLKLARYRRGLSASQVADRAGISRSTLQLIESGESNMSLVSLISILHALRLDIVDFFRGDDPLGRKLQDIQLLSGKTKKNKK
- a CDS encoding iron-sulfur cluster assembly protein, producing MLNKVKIEMDIYEKLRTVFDPEIPVNIVELGLIYSVTINDDGYVNLSMTLTAPACPVAGEIIREVDEKIREVEGVKDANVMLTFDPPWNRDMMSEEAKLELGFL